In Candidatus Zixiibacteriota bacterium, a genomic segment contains:
- a CDS encoding PT domain-containing protein: protein MKKQGWIKLHRQIMSSDIWPKHPFTDYEFWTLLMLKASHKLSFVEWNNMRIKIRPGQVLTSIIKLANETHRSRDWVRLKLANFVKMGMIIWQKQDYLFTKITLCNYDAYNDAANMDSTSDPTSDPTSDSTSDLTSDPTSDPTSDPTSDPTYSRMYKECNKNEKNYKKGKNENNNYKSLCFLLKNKILQNNSNAKIDISHWPACVRLMISNDHRKTADIERVITFSQSHSFWKTVVHSMQSIRDNFDKLIMQANNKQKGFDGSQSNRAPGRPDEFKQSGWSQWPT, encoded by the coding sequence ATGAAAAAACAAGGCTGGATTAAACTCCATCGCCAAATTATGAGCTCTGATATATGGCCTAAGCACCCTTTTACAGATTATGAGTTTTGGACACTGCTTATGCTTAAAGCAAGTCATAAACTTTCATTTGTAGAATGGAATAATATGAGGATAAAAATTCGCCCCGGACAGGTATTAACATCAATAATAAAACTGGCCAATGAGACCCATCGAAGCAGGGATTGGGTGCGCCTGAAACTCGCAAATTTCGTAAAGATGGGCATGATAATATGGCAAAAACAAGACTACCTGTTTACGAAAATAACTCTATGCAACTATGACGCTTACAATGATGCGGCAAATATGGACTCGACAAGCGACCCGACAAGCGACCCGACAAGCGACTCGACAAGCGACCTGACAAGTGACCCGACAAGTGACCCGACAAGTGACCCGACAAGTGACCCGACATATTCAAGAATGTATAAAGAATGCAATAAGAATGAAAAGAATTATAAGAAAGGAAAAAATGAAAATAATAATTATAAATCTCTATGTTTTCTTTTAAAAAATAAAATCCTGCAAAACAACTCAAATGCCAAAATCGATATTTCACACTGGCCGGCTTGTGTTCGCCTGATGATCTCAAATGACCATCGCAAGACTGCCGATATCGAACGGGTTATTACATTCAGCCAATCCCATTCATTCTGGAAAACGGTGGTTCATTCGATGCAAAGCATCAGGGACAATTTTGACAAGCTGATTATGCAGGCTAACAATAAACAGAAAGGTTTCGATGGCTCACAATCCAACAGAGCGCCGGGCAGACCGGATGAGTTCAAACAATCGGGATGGTCGCAGTGGCCAACTTGA